A DNA window from Chlamydia buteonis contains the following coding sequences:
- a CDS encoding amino acid permease, which yields MHTHSKPSKPLGTFTVGMLSLAVVISLRNLPLTAKHGLSTLFFYALAVACFMIPYALISAELASFKPQGIYIWTRDALGKWWGFFSIWMQWFHNMTWYPAMLAFIASTLVYKINPDLAHNKIYLATVILAGFWGLTFFNFFGISTSALFSSVCVIIGTLIPGAILVTLAIFWILSGNPIAISLSWGDLIPDIHGMSSFVLLAGMLLALCGLEANANLASDMVNPRKNYPKAVFIGAICTLAILVLGSLSIAIVIPKEEISLVSGLVKAFSLFFDKYKLSWMTSIVVVMTIAGSLGELNAWMFAGTKGLFVSTQNDCLPRMFKKVNSKNVPTNLMLFQAIVVTVFTLIFLCLDSADLAYWILSALSIQMYLAMYICLFISGPLLRIKEPKAQRLYSVPGKFFGICLLSISGILSCVFALWISFLPPQEVTQLSGACKIGYSAFLLLAFSINCMIPFGIYYAHKKFIK from the coding sequence ATGCACACCCATTCAAAACCCTCAAAACCTTTAGGCACTTTTACTGTTGGAATGTTGTCTCTAGCAGTAGTGATCAGTTTAAGGAACCTACCTCTAACAGCAAAACACGGCTTATCCACTCTTTTCTTCTATGCATTAGCTGTAGCTTGTTTTATGATCCCTTATGCTCTTATTTCTGCGGAATTAGCATCATTTAAACCTCAAGGAATTTATATTTGGACTCGTGATGCCTTAGGAAAATGGTGGGGATTCTTCTCAATATGGATGCAATGGTTCCATAATATGACTTGGTACCCAGCAATGCTTGCATTTATTGCTAGTACTCTGGTGTATAAAATTAATCCAGATCTAGCTCACAATAAAATTTATCTGGCTACTGTTATCCTGGCTGGATTTTGGGGTTTAACCTTCTTTAATTTCTTCGGGATTAGTACATCAGCGTTGTTCAGTTCGGTCTGTGTTATCATAGGAACTTTGATTCCAGGTGCTATTTTAGTAACTTTGGCTATTTTCTGGATTCTATCTGGTAATCCTATAGCCATTTCCCTTTCATGGGGGGATCTAATTCCTGATATTCACGGTATGTCTTCTTTTGTATTGCTAGCAGGGATGCTTTTAGCCCTATGTGGATTAGAAGCTAATGCTAACCTTGCCTCTGACATGGTCAACCCTAGAAAGAATTACCCGAAAGCCGTGTTTATTGGAGCAATTTGTACATTAGCTATCTTAGTTTTAGGATCTCTTTCGATAGCCATTGTCATTCCAAAAGAAGAAATCAGTTTGGTTTCAGGTCTTGTTAAGGCATTTTCTTTATTCTTTGACAAATATAAGCTTTCTTGGATGACAAGCATTGTTGTAGTTATGACCATCGCAGGATCTTTGGGAGAACTTAACGCGTGGATGTTCGCAGGAACTAAGGGCTTATTCGTCTCCACACAAAATGACTGTCTTCCTAGAATGTTTAAAAAAGTAAACTCAAAGAATGTCCCTACAAACCTCATGTTATTTCAAGCTATTGTAGTCACTGTATTCACCTTGATATTCCTGTGTCTAGACTCAGCAGATTTAGCGTACTGGATCCTTAGTGCTTTAAGTATACAAATGTATTTAGCAATGTACATTTGCCTATTTATTTCAGGTCCTCTCTTACGTATTAAAGAGCCCAAAGCTCAACGGCTCTATTCAGTTCCTGGAAAATTTTTTGGTATCTGCCTACTTTCAATCTCAGGAATACTTTCTTGTGTATTTGCTTTATGGATTAGCTTCTTACCTCCGCAAGAAGTCACGCAATTATCTGGAGCTTGTAAAATAGGCTACTCCGCCTTTTTATTATTAGCCTTCTCAATAAATTGTATGATACCTTTTGGCATCTACTACGCTCATAAAAAATTCATTAAATAA
- a CDS encoding class I fructose-bisphosphate aldolase, translated as MSKIYDLLGDDAEELLKHKCKHILKENLTLPSPDFIDKVFSYSDRNNLVLRSLQSMFSHGRLGNTGYLSILPVDQGVEHTAGASFSPNPIYFDPENIIRLAIEGGCSAVASSYGVLSLLSRKYAHKIPFMLKLNHNELLSYPTTYHQIFFSQVENAYNMGAVAVGATVYFGSETSSEEITAVSRAFARARELGLATVLWCYLRNPHFITNNVDYHTAADLTGQADHLGATLGADIVKQKLPTCQGGFKAIKFSKTDDKVYSELSSDHPIDLCRYQVLNSYCGKVGLINSGGPSGKDDFVEAVKTAVINKRAGGMGLILGRKAFQRPMTEGIQLLNLIQDIYLDPSITIA; from the coding sequence ATGTCGAAGATATATGATTTGTTAGGAGACGACGCAGAAGAATTATTAAAACACAAATGCAAACATATCCTCAAAGAAAATCTTACACTTCCCTCACCAGATTTTATCGATAAAGTTTTTTCTTATTCTGACAGAAACAACCTTGTATTAAGATCCTTACAGTCGATGTTTTCCCATGGAAGGTTGGGTAATACAGGATACCTCTCAATTCTTCCCGTAGACCAGGGAGTAGAACATACCGCGGGGGCATCTTTTTCTCCCAACCCCATCTATTTTGATCCCGAAAACATTATTCGCTTAGCGATTGAGGGGGGATGTTCTGCTGTAGCCTCTTCCTATGGAGTTTTAAGCTTACTTTCAAGAAAATACGCTCATAAAATTCCTTTTATGTTGAAGCTCAATCACAATGAGCTATTATCCTATCCAACAACCTACCATCAGATTTTCTTTAGTCAGGTAGAAAATGCGTATAATATGGGTGCTGTTGCAGTTGGAGCAACCGTTTATTTTGGTTCTGAGACATCTTCAGAGGAGATAACCGCGGTTTCTCGAGCTTTTGCACGAGCTAGAGAACTAGGATTGGCCACAGTATTGTGGTGTTATTTAAGAAATCCCCACTTTATCACTAATAACGTCGACTATCATACAGCTGCTGATTTGACCGGTCAGGCCGATCATTTAGGAGCAACTTTAGGTGCTGATATCGTAAAACAAAAACTACCTACATGCCAAGGTGGTTTTAAAGCTATTAAATTTAGTAAGACGGATGATAAAGTATATTCCGAACTCTCCTCGGATCATCCAATTGACCTGTGTCGTTATCAGGTGCTTAATAGCTACTGTGGTAAGGTAGGACTAATTAATTCCGGAGGTCCCTCTGGGAAAGATGACTTTGTAGAGGCGGTAAAAACTGCTGTGATTAACAAACGAGCTGGAGGTATGGGGCTCATTTTGGGAAGAAAGGCTTTCCAAAGACCTATGACCGAAGGCATACAACTATTAAATTTAATTCAAGATATTTACTTAGACCCGAGTATTACAATAGCGTAA
- a CDS encoding CT214 family putative inclusion membrane protein, whose amino-acid sequence MSQPSINAHLRANTTTNQSIHDVSSELVSIVPSGKDTACKIRQSQIISLISAVIAAILLLAILILQLIPGAPVAFTLVLGLVLVGTTAISLISFAIYFLKIRKIFFELSEASKELRNTFFNFSLDFLHTVEPQRITQLPRYGLRSLQPASLLVSNQVSTTSSSNSIIATSPASTSTPSLSLPSPLSSPTQTEDLVGTEVVTEDLSEEGTSASTVGEEPAVSPERVSTLVHGEQPSTSGATSPDMESMNVDALFQSNLMRLLDIAQAGGRHPSIEEHPRYKKEHSKATKSFSVFCRGIRDIWNKLIRGETPVSVRDLLTMSTIPLFSADNHSILSITCNAKAAFSSDLWGAFWLNDTLINSQNAATLFDLIRLLKTLNQQSAYTASLISLNVLLSGWCLCNQNLSTNVVGSVEKLPLSQQDKMLVLEMLNSGNIIGALVFIHGRNDPSIKAIMRIHDINARGKTIPNLQAAVDIPFESIDPYNLRAITVMGDLAESNQSGQDSTLMREFQRIFERLGDHLPSGISGLAYSFGAGPDPQLSSAYAEATDFLRQHPPTSTSKIFCVLQASRGAPKLQTRLKAYLPYAGKAAIASVISTLILGGYSLGLFTHKQINGLRSALGISERDLLRLIESRKIAGAILPQLLL is encoded by the coding sequence ATGTCACAACCCTCAATTAATGCTCATCTTCGAGCTAACACTACTACGAATCAATCTATTCATGATGTCTCTTCTGAACTAGTTTCTATCGTTCCTAGCGGGAAGGATACTGCATGTAAAATAAGACAGTCTCAAATTATTAGTTTGATTTCGGCTGTGATTGCAGCTATCTTGTTGTTAGCTATTCTTATTCTTCAACTAATTCCTGGGGCTCCTGTTGCTTTTACCTTAGTACTAGGGTTAGTTCTTGTGGGTACAACAGCAATATCCTTGATATCTTTTGCTATTTATTTCCTTAAAATTAGGAAAATATTTTTTGAGCTTTCTGAAGCCTCGAAAGAGTTAAGGAACACCTTCTTTAATTTCTCCTTAGATTTTTTACACACTGTAGAGCCGCAAAGGATCACACAACTGCCAAGATATGGATTAAGATCACTACAACCAGCTTCTTTATTAGTTTCTAATCAAGTATCCACAACCTCTAGCTCGAATTCGATCATTGCAACATCACCTGCTTCTACCTCCACACCCTCTTTGTCTCTTCCATCACCTTTATCTTCCCCGACACAAACTGAGGATTTAGTTGGTACAGAGGTTGTGACTGAAGATCTGTCTGAAGAAGGAACTTCTGCGTCAACAGTAGGTGAAGAACCGGCGGTTTCTCCTGAAAGAGTTTCGACCCTAGTTCATGGGGAACAACCATCTACTTCTGGCGCCACCTCTCCTGATATGGAAAGCATGAATGTTGACGCTCTATTTCAATCCAATCTAATGCGCCTCCTGGATATTGCCCAAGCAGGTGGGCGACATCCTTCTATAGAAGAACACCCTAGGTATAAAAAAGAACATAGTAAAGCTACTAAATCCTTTTCTGTTTTTTGTAGAGGAATAAGGGACATATGGAACAAGTTAATTCGGGGAGAAACGCCTGTGAGTGTTAGAGACTTGCTAACCATGTCTACAATTCCGTTGTTTAGTGCGGATAATCACTCTATTTTGTCCATTACTTGTAATGCCAAAGCAGCATTTTCCAGTGATCTTTGGGGAGCTTTCTGGCTAAATGATACCCTCATAAATTCGCAGAATGCAGCAACCCTCTTTGATCTTATTCGGTTATTAAAGACATTAAACCAACAATCGGCTTATACAGCATCTTTGATAAGTTTGAATGTGTTGCTGTCGGGATGGTGTCTATGCAACCAGAATCTCTCTACGAATGTTGTGGGGTCAGTAGAAAAATTACCTCTATCTCAACAAGATAAGATGTTGGTTTTAGAAATGTTGAATTCTGGAAATATTATTGGGGCTTTAGTATTTATACATGGGAGAAACGATCCAAGCATCAAAGCCATTATGCGGATCCATGATATAAATGCGCGTGGCAAGACTATACCCAATCTACAGGCTGCTGTTGATATACCATTTGAGAGTATTGACCCTTATAATTTGCGTGCAATCACAGTAATGGGAGATTTAGCTGAAAGCAACCAATCCGGACAAGACAGCACACTTATGAGAGAGTTTCAAAGAATTTTTGAGAGATTAGGTGATCACTTACCATCAGGCATTTCAGGATTAGCTTATAGTTTCGGCGCTGGCCCCGATCCTCAACTAAGTTCAGCATACGCAGAAGCGACAGATTTCTTGCGTCAGCATCCACCTACATCAACATCTAAAATTTTCTGTGTTTTACAAGCTAGTCGTGGTGCACCAAAATTACAAACTCGTCTGAAAGCTTATCTTCCTTATGCTGGTAAGGCTGCTATAGCTTCTGTAATTTCTACATTAATTTTAGGAGGATATTCCCTAGGATTATTTACCCATAAACAAATTAATGGTTTACGCTCAGCTTTAGGAATTTCTGAACGCGATTTGTTGCGTCTCATTGAATCTAGAAAAATAGCGGGAGCTATTCTTCCTCAACTTTTATTATAA
- a CDS encoding methionine ABC transporter ATP-binding protein: MFNQNSPIISVKQLNKEIANHRILNDISFSVYPGEIVGIIGHSGSGKSTLLRCLDFLIAPTSGSISIAGFHTSSPIEKISRTAFAKRVAYVSQSCGLFLAKTVFENIAYPLKVRCPEMTNSLIEEKVDDALHFFNLYEKKHAYPSRLSGGQKQKVAIAIAIVSDPTVLLCDEITSALDPRSTEDVADKLLQLNEERCITQVFVSHEIEIMKKLCCQTLVMHQGSIAELGPTEKLFLNPHSTITEELFHMHSIAKGIYEYGENEEILRLGFPKGLAVQGMISQLIQSGGISMNILSGDINLFRKTPLGFLIVALSGEKEQRDWAKSSLREKGVIVKQFQKSR; this comes from the coding sequence GTGTTTAATCAAAACTCTCCCATCATTTCTGTGAAACAATTAAACAAGGAAATAGCGAACCATCGTATTCTAAACGATATCTCTTTCTCTGTGTATCCTGGTGAAATTGTTGGAATCATTGGTCATAGTGGTTCTGGGAAAAGCACTTTATTGCGTTGTCTTGATTTTCTTATAGCGCCAACTTCTGGATCAATCTCTATAGCTGGTTTCCATACTTCTAGCCCGATAGAAAAAATTTCTCGCACAGCCTTTGCTAAGCGTGTTGCCTATGTTTCTCAGAGTTGTGGCTTATTTTTAGCAAAAACAGTGTTTGAAAATATTGCGTATCCCCTGAAGGTTCGTTGTCCAGAGATGACAAACTCTCTCATCGAAGAGAAGGTTGATGATGCTTTGCATTTTTTTAATCTCTACGAAAAAAAACACGCATACCCAAGTAGATTAAGTGGGGGACAGAAACAAAAAGTAGCGATTGCCATAGCTATTGTTTCTGATCCTACGGTTTTGCTTTGTGATGAAATCACTTCCGCTTTGGACCCTAGATCAACAGAGGATGTTGCGGATAAATTGTTGCAGTTGAATGAAGAAAGGTGTATCACACAAGTATTCGTCTCTCATGAAATCGAAATCATGAAAAAACTCTGTTGCCAGACTTTAGTTATGCATCAGGGAAGCATAGCAGAATTAGGTCCTACTGAGAAACTTTTCTTAAATCCCCATAGCACGATTACGGAAGAACTTTTTCATATGCATTCAATTGCGAAGGGAATTTATGAATATGGAGAGAATGAAGAAATTTTAAGATTAGGCTTTCCGAAAGGGTTGGCAGTTCAAGGAATGATCAGTCAACTAATCCAGAGTGGAGGGATCTCTATGAATATCCTCTCTGGTGATATAAATCTCTTTCGTAAAACTCCCTTGGGTTTCCTTATTGTTGCTTTATCCGGAGAAAAAGAACAAAGAGATTGGGCAAAAAGTTCTCTTAGAGAGAAAGGGGTTATAGTAAAGCAGTTCCAGAAGTCAAGATAG
- a CDS encoding ABC transporter permease subunit, whose amino-acid sequence MQIDMIYMLVKETGSTLYMVAASFFFSSILGGLLGLALFITASYGLKPMKGFHSVVSIVLSFLTAIPFAILIVILFPITRWIVGTSLGATASIVPLTFGALPLVASFVSEALRTGALTCVEPAIVLGIPKIKILKDILFPEILPQLIFSLKNLFVHLIACSTFAGFVGGGGLGQILLQYGYYRFDFSVTLSVLIITLFFIEGIRILGDTFGRRILQHRGIL is encoded by the coding sequence ATGCAAATAGACATGATTTATATGTTAGTTAAAGAAACAGGCAGTACTTTATATATGGTAGCCGCTTCTTTCTTTTTCTCTTCAATACTTGGTGGGCTTTTAGGGTTGGCATTATTCATAACGGCTTCCTATGGCTTAAAGCCAATGAAGGGTTTTCATTCAGTTGTTTCTATTGTTTTAAGTTTTCTTACAGCTATTCCTTTTGCTATTTTAATCGTTATTTTATTTCCGATAACACGTTGGATAGTAGGGACTTCTTTAGGGGCTACAGCATCAATAGTTCCTTTGACTTTTGGCGCTCTACCTTTAGTTGCTTCTTTTGTTTCCGAAGCATTGCGTACCGGGGCGTTAACTTGTGTTGAGCCTGCTATTGTTCTAGGAATACCTAAAATAAAAATACTAAAAGATATACTTTTCCCAGAAATTCTCCCCCAGCTAATTTTTTCGTTAAAAAACCTATTTGTCCATTTGATTGCTTGCTCTACTTTTGCAGGATTTGTTGGAGGAGGGGGATTGGGACAGATTTTACTGCAGTATGGTTATTATCGTTTTGATTTTTCAGTTACGCTATCTGTCTTGATTATCACCTTATTTTTCATTGAAGGTATTCGAATTTTGGGAGATACTTTTGGTCGGCGTATATTACAACATCGAGGGATTTTATGA
- a CDS encoding MetQ/NlpA family ABC transporter substrate-binding protein, with protein MKKIKILSLLALAISLTGCRKNSEEVLRIAASPTPHAELLYSLEKEAKSLGLQFKILPIDDYRVPNRLLLDKQIDANYFQHEDFLKDECARYQCEGKLVVLAKVHLEPMGLYSSKIQSLEELKVKEQLRIAVPIDRTNEQRALDLLQDCNLISYKEASHLDITAKDVFGCGGKKVTIIEIAAPLLVSSLPDVDAAVIPGNFATAGGIYPYKNSLYLEDVHASKYTNVVVIRAEDMDDSRMHKLQQLLQGSSVKDFFDAKYKGIFLLQ; from the coding sequence ATGAAAAAAATCAAAATACTCTCGCTACTTGCTTTAGCCATCTCTTTAACAGGTTGTCGCAAGAATTCAGAAGAGGTTTTGCGGATTGCTGCAAGTCCTACACCACACGCAGAGCTTCTTTATAGTTTGGAAAAAGAGGCTAAATCCCTTGGATTGCAATTCAAAATACTTCCTATAGATGATTATCGTGTACCTAACCGTTTGCTTTTAGATAAGCAAATAGATGCAAATTATTTTCAACATGAGGATTTCTTAAAAGATGAGTGTGCTCGGTACCAATGCGAAGGAAAACTTGTTGTTTTGGCTAAAGTACATTTAGAACCTATGGGTTTATATTCTAGTAAAATCCAGTCTCTCGAAGAGCTTAAAGTCAAGGAACAGCTACGTATAGCGGTTCCTATAGATAGAACAAACGAACAACGAGCGCTAGACTTATTGCAAGACTGCAATTTGATTAGTTATAAAGAAGCTTCTCATCTAGATATCACCGCAAAAGATGTCTTTGGTTGTGGAGGGAAAAAGGTTACTATTATAGAAATTGCAGCACCTTTATTAGTATCTTCTTTACCAGATGTTGATGCTGCAGTTATTCCAGGGAACTTCGCCACTGCAGGGGGAATCTATCCATATAAAAACAGTCTATACCTGGAAGATGTCCATGCCTCCAAATACACCAATGTTGTTGTAATACGTGCAGAAGATATGGACGACTCAAGAATGCATAAACTACAACAGCTATTGCAAGGCAGTTCTGTAAAGGATTTCTTTGATGCGAAATATAAAGGGATCTTTTTACTCCAGTGA
- a CDS encoding DciA family protein, with product MFPFLKNRESLRAKNSKKTASTIKHAKHYLNGYLKKIEHIIAANPKEVIEAWNEMLGTKYNGMFQALGFKDHILLVKIYNSSLYASLKQMHQSRLIARLHQVVPHVKIKEIQFLLG from the coding sequence ATGTTTCCTTTCCTTAAGAATCGAGAGTCACTCAGAGCAAAAAACTCTAAAAAAACAGCCTCTACAATTAAGCATGCAAAGCATTACTTGAACGGATATTTGAAGAAAATAGAGCACATTATTGCTGCTAATCCTAAAGAAGTAATAGAAGCATGGAATGAAATGTTGGGAACCAAGTATAATGGAATGTTCCAAGCTTTAGGATTTAAGGATCATATTCTATTAGTAAAGATTTATAATTCTTCTTTATATGCTTCGCTAAAGCAAATGCATCAAAGTCGTTTAATTGCTCGTTTGCATCAAGTAGTTCCTCACGTTAAGATCAAGGAAATACAGTTTTTGTTAGGATAA
- the gyrB gene encoding DNA topoisomerase (ATP-hydrolyzing) subunit B has protein sequence MDAKEKNYDASAITVLEGLQAVRERPGMYIGDTGITGLHHLVYEVVDNSIDEAMAGYCSEIHVRILEDGGITISDNGRGIPIQTHEKESKKQGRDVSALEVVLTVLHAGGKFDKDSYKVSGGLHGVGVSCVNALAEKLVATVYKDKQAYQMEFSRGVPLTSLQFLGATNKQGTEITFYPDNKIFSSCVFDRSILIKRLRELAFLNRGVTIIFEDDRDVSFDKVVFFYEGGIQSFVSYLNQNKESLFPEPIYISSSRTGDDGDIEFEAALQWNSGYSELIYSYANNIPTRQGGTHLTGFSTALTRVLNAYIKAHNLAKNDKISLTGEDIREGLTAVVSVKVPNPQFEGQTKQKLGNSDVGSVSQQITGEALTIFFDENPQIAKMIVEKVFIAAQAREAAKKARELTLRKSALDSARLPGKLIDCLEKDPAKCEMYIVEGDSAGGSAKQGRDRRFQAILPIRGKILNVEKARLQKIFQNQEIGTIIAALGCGIGSDNFNLSKLRYRRIIIMTDADVDGSHIRTLLLTFFYRHMTALIENECVYIAQPPLYKVSKKKDFRYILSEKEMDDYLLTLGSCDSKLVFKNGDREISGEALDSFVKLILNVENFIVALEKKAVPFSEFLEMRKETTGYPLYYSPPQSGKQCGRYFYSFEEKEEEMLSREDSDSIKVIELYKTSIFAEIQEELRDYGLDIRHYLNPKDSEMVITNEDSKTLPYTCYTLKEVIDHLKALGRKGIEIQRYKGLGEMNADQLWDTTMNPEQRTLVRVSLKDAVEADHIFTMLMGEEVPPRREFIENHALSVKMNNLDI, from the coding sequence ATGGACGCAAAAGAAAAAAATTATGACGCCTCAGCTATCACTGTTTTAGAAGGGCTTCAAGCCGTTCGTGAGCGTCCTGGAATGTACATAGGAGATACTGGGATCACAGGGCTTCATCACTTAGTGTATGAGGTGGTAGATAACAGTATCGACGAAGCCATGGCGGGTTATTGTTCGGAAATCCATGTAAGAATTTTAGAGGATGGTGGGATTACTATCTCTGACAATGGTCGAGGTATTCCAATTCAGACTCATGAAAAGGAATCTAAAAAACAAGGTAGGGATGTTTCCGCATTAGAGGTTGTTCTCACGGTACTGCATGCTGGAGGGAAATTTGATAAGGACAGCTATAAAGTATCAGGAGGCTTACATGGTGTTGGAGTTTCTTGCGTTAACGCTCTGGCTGAAAAATTAGTAGCTACAGTATACAAAGATAAGCAAGCTTATCAGATGGAGTTTTCTAGAGGTGTTCCTTTAACTAGTTTGCAGTTTTTAGGAGCTACTAATAAGCAGGGGACAGAAATTACTTTCTACCCGGATAATAAGATCTTTTCTTCATGTGTTTTTGATCGCTCTATCTTAATTAAAAGATTACGAGAACTTGCATTTTTGAATCGTGGTGTAACGATCATTTTTGAAGATGATCGCGACGTCAGTTTTGATAAAGTTGTCTTTTTCTACGAAGGAGGTATCCAATCCTTCGTTAGTTATTTAAACCAAAATAAAGAAAGTCTTTTTCCAGAACCAATTTATATTTCAAGCAGTCGAACTGGAGATGATGGTGATATTGAATTTGAGGCGGCTCTTCAATGGAATTCTGGATACTCTGAATTAATTTATTCATATGCAAATAATATTCCTACACGTCAAGGAGGAACTCACCTTACAGGATTTTCTACAGCATTAACTCGTGTACTTAATGCCTATATTAAAGCTCATAATTTAGCCAAGAATGATAAGATCTCGTTAACGGGAGAAGACATTCGGGAAGGACTAACTGCTGTAGTTTCTGTTAAGGTTCCTAATCCTCAGTTTGAAGGGCAAACTAAGCAGAAACTAGGAAATAGTGATGTAGGCTCTGTATCACAACAGATCACTGGAGAAGCACTAACAATATTCTTTGATGAGAACCCGCAAATTGCGAAGATGATCGTTGAAAAGGTTTTCATTGCAGCTCAGGCTAGAGAGGCAGCAAAGAAGGCAAGGGAACTGACATTAAGGAAAAGTGCTTTAGATAGCGCACGACTTCCTGGAAAGCTTATTGACTGTTTGGAAAAAGATCCTGCAAAATGTGAAATGTACATTGTGGAGGGGGATTCTGCTGGAGGATCTGCTAAGCAAGGTAGAGACCGTCGTTTTCAGGCTATTTTACCTATCCGAGGTAAGATCTTAAACGTTGAAAAAGCTCGTTTGCAAAAGATCTTCCAAAACCAAGAAATAGGAACAATCATTGCAGCTTTAGGTTGCGGTATCGGATCTGATAATTTTAATTTAAGTAAGCTACGCTATCGACGTATAATTATCATGACAGATGCAGATGTTGATGGCTCCCATATTCGTACTCTGCTATTAACATTCTTCTATCGCCATATGACAGCATTAATTGAAAATGAATGTGTCTATATAGCTCAGCCTCCTTTATACAAAGTAAGCAAGAAAAAAGATTTCCGTTACATTCTTTCAGAAAAGGAAATGGATGATTATCTATTAACTTTAGGAAGTTGTGACAGTAAACTGGTGTTTAAAAACGGAGATCGTGAAATAAGTGGAGAAGCTTTGGACAGCTTTGTCAAGCTTATCTTAAACGTAGAAAACTTTATCGTTGCTTTAGAGAAAAAAGCTGTTCCTTTTTCTGAATTTTTAGAAATGCGTAAGGAAACTACAGGCTATCCTTTATATTATAGCCCTCCGCAAAGCGGGAAGCAATGTGGACGCTATTTCTATTCTTTTGAGGAAAAAGAAGAAGAGATGTTGTCTAGAGAAGATTCGGATTCTATTAAGGTTATTGAATTATATAAAACATCGATCTTTGCAGAAATTCAAGAGGAATTGCGAGACTATGGTTTAGATATTCGCCATTATCTCAATCCGAAAGATTCTGAAATGGTGATAACTAATGAAGATTCAAAAACGCTGCCTTATACTTGTTATACTTTAAAAGAGGTTATCGATCATCTCAAAGCCCTTGGAAGAAAAGGTATAGAAATTCAGCGTTATAAAGGTCTTGGAGAGATGAATGCTGATCAGCTTTGGGATACAACTATGAATCCAGAACAGAGAACTTTAGTTCGTGTGTCATTGAAAGATGCTGTTGAGGCAGATCATATCTTCACTATGCTTATGGGAGAAGAGGTGCCTCCAAGAAGAGAATTCATTGAAAATCACGCTCTATCAGTTAAGATGAATAATTTGGATATTTAG